A single Halarcobacter anaerophilus DNA region contains:
- a CDS encoding fumarate hydratase has translation MAKITERDIKESIADAIQYISYYHPEDFVKGMVEAYEKEKSEAAKNAIGQILINSKMCAMGHRPLCQDTGSVNVFIKVGTKADLDIQNELEDIINAGVAQGYTDPDNTLRYSIVSDPAGERKNTKNNTPAVIHYSVNNSDKIEITVAAKGGGSENKSKFTVLNPSDSIYDWVMENVAHMGAGWCPPGILGIGIGGNPEKAMLMAKESLMGHLDIHELKARGPKNAVEELRLKLYEDINKLGMGAQGLGGITTVLDVKILDYPCHAASKPVAMIPNCAATRHIHFELDGNGPATFNKPDLDLWPDIELPMDTIKRVNIEDLTKENLSQFKSGDTLLLSGKILTARDAAHKKIVEYKNAGKPLPNGVDLKDRFIYYVGPVDPVRDEVVGPAGPTTSTRMDKFTKDMMEIGIMGMIGKAERKQPTIDLIKEYKSMYLIATGGAAYLISQSIKGAKVLAFEEMGMEAIYEFEVKDMPVTVAVDTEGNSIHTTGPKKWRTI, from the coding sequence ATGGCTAAAATAACAGAAAGAGATATAAAAGAGAGTATCGCAGACGCAATACAATATATATCGTACTACCATCCGGAAGATTTCGTAAAAGGGATGGTAGAAGCATATGAGAAAGAGAAAAGTGAAGCAGCAAAAAATGCAATCGGACAAATATTAATAAACTCAAAAATGTGTGCAATGGGACATAGACCTCTTTGCCAAGATACAGGAAGCGTAAACGTATTTATAAAAGTAGGTACAAAAGCAGACCTTGATATCCAAAATGAGTTAGAAGATATTATAAACGCAGGTGTAGCACAAGGATATACAGATCCAGATAACACTTTAAGATACTCAATAGTAAGTGATCCTGCAGGGGAGAGAAAAAATACAAAAAATAATACTCCTGCTGTTATTCATTATAGTGTAAATAACTCAGATAAAATAGAGATAACAGTTGCAGCAAAAGGTGGAGGAAGTGAAAATAAATCAAAATTTACAGTATTAAATCCATCAGATAGTATTTATGACTGGGTTATGGAAAATGTAGCACATATGGGAGCAGGATGGTGTCCTCCTGGAATCTTGGGAATTGGTATCGGAGGAAATCCCGAAAAAGCAATGCTAATGGCAAAAGAGTCTTTAATGGGTCATTTAGATATTCATGAACTTAAAGCAAGAGGTCCTAAAAACGCAGTTGAAGAGTTAAGACTTAAATTATATGAAGATATTAATAAACTAGGAATGGGAGCACAAGGATTAGGTGGTATTACAACAGTACTTGATGTAAAAATCTTAGATTATCCCTGTCACGCGGCATCTAAACCTGTAGCTATGATTCCAAACTGTGCAGCTACTAGACATATTCATTTTGAATTAGACGGAAACGGACCTGCTACGTTTAATAAACCTGATTTAGATCTATGGCCAGATATTGAATTACCAATGGATACTATTAAAAGAGTAAATATAGAAGATTTAACAAAAGAGAACTTGTCTCAATTTAAATCTGGAGATACATTACTTCTATCAGGAAAAATCTTAACTGCAAGAGATGCTGCTCATAAAAAAATAGTTGAATATAAAAATGCAGGGAAACCACTTCCAAACGGAGTAGATTTAAAAGATAGATTTATTTATTATGTCGGACCTGTTGATCCAGTTAGAGATGAAGTAGTTGGACCTGCCGGACCAACAACATCAACAAGAATGGATAAATTTACAAAAGATATGATGGAAATAGGAATCATGGGAATGATTGGAAAAGCAGAGAGAAAACAACCAACAATTGATTTAATCAAAGAGTATAAATCAATGTATTTAATTGCAACAGGTGGAGCTGCTTATTTAATTTCACAATCTATTAAAGGTGCTAAAGTTCTTGCATTTGAAGAGATGGGAATGGAAGCTATTTACGAGTTTGAGGTTAAAGACATGCCTGTTACCGTTGCCGTTGACACTGAGGGTAACTCTATTCATACTACTGGTCCTAAAAAATGGAGAACTATTTAA
- a CDS encoding sensor histidine kinase has product MDKNEKIILLIIKYTPPFFIIVLSIIVSFILFENNKKVFEKEKQATQKQFIENNKKYIKGEVERLNAYIRNEQEQTEKKLKENLKNRVNEAYTIAMNIYKENKNLGEKKVTKLIKDALRNIRFNNNRGYFFIYSFDYECILLPIKPEMEGKNFYNFKTRKGLYLTREIVKKLKNKKEEFLTWSYHKPEDLTKHYKKLGFNKYFEPYNWFIGTGEYIKDFEEDVKENVLSHIQNHKYLNSEYFFVIDYKGKYLNHIDNKLIGNSAYKADNIKPEAVKEIIAKAKNNSAGFITYTQTNKPGTKEPAVKTSYVLGVDNWQWIIGKGFYKEDVNKIIEKEEQLINQRLRENLKKLILFTLVLTVVLLLISFYMSAFLKRKFKKYRLQIEKNLEKLTKQQEILAQQSKLAAIGTMIGNIAHQWRQPLSLISTIATGMKLKKEMQDLDEKELFENLDKINDTTQYLSKTIDDFRNFFNSNKVKKEFSVKEAFKNCLNLISVQFKNNDIELIENIEDIKIYGVQTELIQVLINILNNSRDELIKIKDQRRLIFIEAKEEENHLLITIKDNARGVDESIIEHLFEPYFTTKHQSQGTGIGLYMSEQIIVRQLRGSISMKNCEYDFENKHYKGALTIIKLHLYK; this is encoded by the coding sequence ATGGACAAAAATGAAAAAATCATTCTATTAATAATAAAATACACCCCTCCTTTTTTCATTATAGTTTTATCTATTATTGTCTCTTTTATCCTTTTTGAAAACAATAAAAAAGTATTTGAGAAAGAGAAACAAGCAACACAAAAACAGTTTATTGAAAATAATAAAAAATATATAAAAGGTGAAGTAGAAAGATTAAATGCTTATATTAGGAATGAACAAGAACAAACAGAAAAAAAATTAAAAGAGAATTTGAAAAACAGAGTAAATGAAGCTTACACTATTGCAATGAATATTTATAAAGAGAATAAAAACTTAGGAGAAAAAAAAGTAACAAAACTGATAAAAGATGCTCTAAGAAATATACGTTTCAACAATAACAGAGGATATTTTTTTATTTACTCTTTTGATTATGAATGTATTTTATTACCTATAAAACCCGAAATGGAAGGAAAAAATTTTTATAATTTTAAAACTCGTAAAGGCTTATATCTTACAAGAGAGATTGTAAAAAAACTAAAAAATAAAAAAGAAGAATTTTTAACTTGGTCATATCATAAACCGGAAGATTTGACAAAACACTATAAAAAACTTGGTTTTAACAAATATTTTGAGCCTTATAATTGGTTTATAGGAACGGGTGAGTATATTAAAGATTTTGAAGAAGATGTAAAAGAGAATGTCTTATCCCATATTCAAAACCATAAATATTTGAACAGTGAATACTTTTTTGTAATCGATTATAAAGGTAAGTATCTAAACCATATTGACAACAAACTTATAGGAAACAGTGCTTATAAAGCAGATAACATAAAACCTGAAGCAGTCAAAGAGATAATAGCTAAAGCAAAAAACAACTCTGCTGGATTTATAACTTACACTCAAACAAATAAACCCGGAACCAAAGAACCTGCAGTTAAAACAAGTTATGTTTTAGGGGTAGATAACTGGCAGTGGATTATAGGAAAAGGCTTTTATAAAGAGGATGTAAATAAAATTATAGAAAAAGAGGAACAATTAATAAATCAAAGATTAAGAGAAAATCTAAAAAAATTGATTCTTTTTACTCTTGTTCTAACAGTAGTTTTATTACTAATCTCTTTTTATATGTCTGCATTTTTAAAAAGAAAATTCAAAAAATATAGACTGCAAATAGAAAAAAATCTTGAAAAGCTAACAAAACAGCAAGAGATATTGGCTCAACAATCAAAACTTGCGGCTATTGGTACCATGATAGGAAATATTGCTCACCAATGGAGACAACCTTTATCTTTGATTTCAACTATAGCTACGGGAATGAAACTAAAAAAAGAGATGCAAGATTTAGATGAAAAAGAGTTATTTGAAAACCTTGATAAAATAAATGATACAACCCAATATCTATCTAAAACAATAGATGATTTTAGAAATTTTTTTAATTCAAATAAGGTAAAAAAAGAGTTCTCCGTAAAAGAGGCTTTTAAAAACTGTTTGAATCTGATAAGTGTTCAATTCAAAAATAACGATATTGAATTAATTGAAAATATCGAAGATATAAAAATCTACGGTGTTCAAACCGAATTGATACAAGTTTTGATTAATATCTTAAATAACTCAAGAGACGAACTTATAAAAATAAAAGATCAAAGAAGACTTATATTTATAGAGGCAAAAGAGGAAGAGAATCATCTGCTAATAACAATCAAAGATAATGCAAGAGGTGTTGATGAAAGTATTATTGAACATCTTTTTGAACCATATTTTACGACAAAACACCAATCTCAAGGAACGGGAATAGGACTTTATATGTCGGAGCAAATTATTGTAAGACAGTTAAGAGGTTCAATTTCTATGAAAAATTGTGAATACGATTTTGAGAATAAACACTATAAAGGTGCCTTAACAATCATAAAACTACATCTTTATAAATAA
- the fumC gene encoding class II fumarate hydratase produces the protein MDYRIEKDTMGEMKVPNDKYWAAQTQRSVENFPIGNEKMPKEVIEGFAYLKKACAITNNNLKRLDDTKCLAITEACDEVLKGKLEGNFPLVVWQTGSGTQSNMNMNEVVANRATEILGKDFRVEKLVHPNDDVNKGQSSNDTYPTAMRISFVMELQKQLIPAIKSLKQTFEQKSQEFKNIVKIGRTHLQDATPLTLGQEMSGYADMLNKALMQVDDALKYLVELAIGGTAVGTGLNSHPQFSPMVCEVLNDLTKTEYKFKSHPNKFHALTSHDAEVFLSGALNALASNLMKIANDIRWLASGPRCGIGELNIPENEPGSSIMPGKVNPTQSEAMTMVAVQVMGNHTTVSVAASQGNFELNVFKPVIAYNLLQSINLLSGTMHAFNDKCAIGIQANKENINRYLNDSLMLVTALNPYIGYENAAKIAKTAHKNGTTLKEEAVALGLLTNEEFEKYVKPEEMTYPKE, from the coding sequence ATGGATTATAGAATAGAAAAAGATACTATGGGAGAGATGAAAGTTCCAAACGATAAATATTGGGCTGCACAAACACAAAGAAGTGTAGAAAATTTCCCTATCGGTAATGAAAAAATGCCAAAAGAGGTAATTGAGGGTTTTGCTTATCTAAAAAAAGCTTGCGCAATTACAAATAATAATTTAAAAAGACTCGATGATACAAAATGCTTGGCAATAACAGAAGCTTGCGATGAAGTTTTAAAAGGTAAACTAGAAGGGAACTTCCCTCTTGTTGTCTGGCAAACAGGTTCGGGAACTCAATCAAATATGAATATGAATGAAGTAGTTGCAAACAGAGCAACAGAGATTTTGGGAAAAGATTTCAGAGTCGAAAAGCTTGTCCATCCAAATGACGATGTTAACAAAGGTCAAAGTTCAAACGATACTTATCCTACTGCTATGAGAATCTCATTTGTAATGGAACTTCAAAAACAGTTAATCCCTGCAATAAAGAGTTTAAAACAGACTTTTGAACAAAAAAGCCAAGAGTTTAAAAATATAGTAAAAATAGGAAGAACTCACCTGCAAGATGCAACGCCTTTAACCTTAGGACAAGAGATGTCGGGTTATGCTGATATGCTTAACAAAGCTTTAATGCAAGTAGATGATGCTCTTAAATATTTGGTTGAACTAGCAATCGGAGGAACGGCAGTTGGTACGGGATTAAATTCTCACCCTCAATTTTCTCCTATGGTTTGCGAAGTTTTAAATGATTTGACAAAAACAGAATATAAATTTAAATCTCATCCAAACAAATTTCATGCTTTGACCTCTCATGATGCAGAAGTATTTTTAAGCGGCGCTTTAAATGCTTTAGCTTCAAATCTTATGAAAATAGCAAATGATATTAGATGGCTAGCTTCAGGTCCCAGATGCGGAATAGGTGAACTTAATATTCCTGAGAATGAACCGGGAAGTTCAATTATGCCCGGAAAAGTAAACCCTACTCAAAGTGAAGCCATGACAATGGTTGCCGTTCAAGTTATGGGAAATCATACAACAGTATCAGTTGCGGCATCTCAAGGAAATTTTGAATTAAACGTATTTAAACCCGTTATTGCATATAACCTCTTGCAATCAATCAATCTTTTAAGTGGAACAATGCATGCTTTTAACGACAAATGTGCAATAGGAATCCAAGCAAATAAAGAGAATATAAACAGATATTTAAATGATTCCCTTATGTTAGTAACAGCATTAAACCCTTATATAGGTTATGAAAATGCAGCTAAAATAGCAAAAACTGCCCATAAAAATGGTACAACGTTAAAAGAAGAGGCAGTAGCTCTTGGATTATTAACAAATGAAGAGTTTGAAAAATATGTTAAACCTGAAGAGATGACTTATCCTAAAGAATAA
- a CDS encoding TrkH family potassium uptake protein, whose protein sequence is MEYKYVKTIFIGYVLIILCGGTILSLPICHKGELSFIDSIFTAASASCVTGLIVTSTSDNFTFLGELIILGLIQIGGIGYMALVVTFYLFIKRKLDIDEKRALKLSLDLPSLHVTSFLKKIFVAVMVVEAIGALILSIQFYGKYDLLDSIWYGIFHSISAFNNAGFSLFPNSLEGFQDDTISLFTIGILVILGGLGYFVLIEIYENRKMPKRYSIHTKIMIYGTIFLIVVGIILFLSIEWNNPKTFGGMSFYEKLINAFFLSVNFRTSGFNSIDIGSLKESSLFFSTLFMMTGAGQGSTAGGMKITTVAILVITVIFILKDSNQEPNIFERTIDQKLINKALAIILSSSFFVLLATLILVETQKFPFLKILFEVASAFGTVGLSTGNGDILSFSQQFDTFGKSVIIVMMLAGRLGVFGFGLILIGQSKAKHFKYPKGRIII, encoded by the coding sequence ATGGAATATAAATATGTAAAAACAATATTTATTGGATATGTGTTAATTATTTTATGCGGCGGGACAATACTCTCTTTGCCCATTTGTCATAAAGGTGAATTATCTTTTATTGATTCAATCTTTACTGCTGCTAGTGCTTCTTGTGTTACGGGGCTTATTGTTACAAGTACTTCCGATAATTTTACTTTTTTGGGTGAACTTATTATTTTAGGTTTAATTCAAATAGGTGGAATAGGATATATGGCACTTGTTGTCACTTTTTATCTCTTTATTAAACGTAAACTTGATATAGATGAAAAAAGGGCTTTAAAACTCTCTTTGGATTTACCCAGTCTTCATGTTACTAGTTTTTTAAAAAAAATTTTTGTTGCAGTTATGGTTGTAGAAGCAATTGGAGCATTGATTTTATCTATACAATTTTACGGCAAATATGATCTTCTTGACTCTATTTGGTACGGTATCTTTCATAGTATCAGTGCTTTTAACAATGCGGGTTTTTCTCTATTTCCAAACAGTCTTGAAGGCTTTCAAGATGATACAATCTCTTTATTTACTATTGGAATTTTAGTTATTTTAGGTGGACTGGGATATTTTGTTCTAATAGAAATCTATGAAAACAGGAAAATGCCAAAAAGATACTCAATTCATACAAAGATAATGATTTACGGAACAATTTTTTTAATTGTTGTGGGAATTATTCTGTTTTTATCTATTGAGTGGAATAATCCTAAGACTTTTGGAGGCATGAGTTTTTATGAAAAGTTGATAAATGCCTTTTTTTTATCGGTTAATTTCAGGACAAGCGGATTTAACAGTATTGATATAGGAAGTTTAAAAGAGTCTTCTTTGTTTTTCTCTACCCTTTTTATGATGACAGGAGCAGGTCAGGGAAGTACCGCAGGTGGAATGAAAATAACTACCGTTGCAATTTTGGTTATTACTGTAATTTTTATCTTAAAAGACAGCAATCAAGAACCCAATATTTTTGAGCGAACCATAGACCAAAAACTTATAAATAAAGCTTTGGCAATAATTTTATCTTCCTCTTTTTTTGTTTTACTTGCTACTTTGATTTTAGTGGAAACTCAAAAATTTCCGTTTTTGAAAATATTATTTGAAGTTGCATCTGCTTTTGGAACGGTCGGTTTATCAACGGGAAACGGAGATATCTTAAGTTTTTCTCAGCAGTTTGATACTTTTGGAAAAAGTGTAATTATTGTAATGATGCTTGCCGGAAGATTGGGGGTATTCGGTTTTGGGCTTATTTTAATCGGACAATCAAAAGCAAAACATTTTAAATACCCAAAAGGAAGGATAATTATATGA
- a CDS encoding M20/M25/M40 family metallo-hydrolase: MNSVIEIFKEITSIARCSGTHEPFIKFIKNYCNKYGYECLIDDYNNILCKKKESKAKICLQNHYDIVCLKDNCIPQIIEEDGFFKAKDSTLGADNGIGCSYMLWLMSLDYDCEFLFTSDEEIGLIGANNLEHKLKAEYMLNIDSEQEGEICIGCAGGVDIFAKNRSKKIVENKEDYELYEVSISNLPGGHSGVEIHKNIPNAIKLIAALIKENGGLLLDINGGERINSIPANVKAIAAFKTYPQEISYKNVCISKINTKSEHLNIWSSDITDFIYTFANGVRAYDVDLQVVLNSINLAKISTNIDEITIELSARSMANEELEKIKKETRVLLEHFGFEVETSGKYQAWKPDVNDFTNNVLNIYKKYDKDASLEAIHAGLECAIFKNMFPHMKIASIGPTINSPHSNAERVEIASVNKLAKIVKEIVDSI; encoded by the coding sequence GTGAACAGTGTTATTGAAATATTTAAAGAGATTACTTCTATTGCAAGATGCAGCGGTACACATGAACCGTTTATAAAATTTATAAAAAACTATTGTAATAAATACGGTTATGAGTGTTTAATCGACGACTACAATAATATTTTATGTAAGAAAAAAGAGTCAAAAGCAAAAATTTGTTTGCAAAACCATTATGATATTGTATGTTTAAAAGATAATTGTATACCTCAGATTATTGAAGAAGACGGATTTTTTAAAGCAAAAGATTCTACTTTGGGTGCGGACAACGGAATAGGATGTTCTTATATGCTTTGGCTTATGAGTTTAGATTATGATTGCGAATTTTTATTTACTTCAGATGAAGAGATAGGATTAATTGGAGCTAATAATTTAGAGCATAAACTAAAAGCGGAATATATGTTAAATATAGACAGTGAGCAAGAAGGAGAGATCTGCATAGGTTGTGCAGGAGGAGTTGATATTTTTGCTAAAAACAGATCAAAAAAAATAGTTGAAAACAAAGAAGATTATGAACTTTATGAGGTATCAATTTCAAATCTTCCCGGAGGTCACAGTGGAGTTGAAATTCATAAAAATATCCCAAATGCAATAAAACTGATTGCTGCTTTGATAAAAGAAAACGGTGGTTTACTCTTAGACATAAACGGGGGAGAAAGAATAAACTCAATTCCTGCAAATGTAAAAGCAATAGCAGCCTTTAAAACTTATCCACAAGAAATTTCATATAAAAATGTTTGTATATCGAAAATAAATACAAAAAGTGAACATTTAAATATTTGGAGTAGTGATATTACCGATTTTATTTATACATTTGCAAATGGTGTAAGAGCTTATGACGTAGATTTGCAAGTAGTTTTAAACTCTATAAATTTGGCTAAAATTTCTACAAATATTGATGAAATCACTATTGAACTAAGTGCTAGGTCAATGGCAAATGAAGAGCTGGAAAAAATAAAAAAAGAGACAAGAGTTTTACTGGAACATTTCGGTTTTGAAGTTGAAACCTCAGGAAAATATCAAGCTTGGAAACCAGATGTAAATGATTTTACAAACAATGTTTTAAATATATATAAAAAGTATGATAAAGATGCTTCATTAGAAGCAATCCATGCAGGGCTTGAATGTGCTATTTTTAAAAATATGTTCCCACATATGAAAATTGCTTCAATCGGTCCTACTATTAACAGCCCTCACTCAAATGCAGAAAGAGTTGAGATAGCATCAGTAAATAAATTGGCAAAAATCGTAAAAGAGATTGTAGACTCAATTTAA
- a CDS encoding flavin reductase family protein: MIVDYKDVNDLNRYKMMSDTVVPRPIAWIVTEDNGIINAAPFSYFVPLSSNPPVVIVSIGKKEDGTPKDTLYNILKHKKATICFVNKNSCEEVKNCAMPLDKNESEVETYNIDVQKVLEDFPAMIASTQTALFCEFYKTVDLPGKTTPVILEVKKQFIEEGRLDEKSHVHIDNVGRSGAFFKAMVDL; this comes from the coding sequence ATGATAGTTGATTATAAAGATGTAAATGATTTAAATAGATATAAAATGATGTCTGATACTGTAGTTCCAAGACCGATTGCCTGGATAGTAACGGAAGATAACGGGATAATAAATGCCGCACCGTTTTCATATTTTGTTCCTTTATCGTCAAATCCTCCTGTTGTTATTGTCTCTATCGGTAAAAAAGAGGATGGGACTCCTAAGGATACTCTTTATAATATTTTAAAACATAAAAAAGCAACAATATGTTTTGTAAATAAAAACAGCTGTGAAGAGGTAAAAAATTGTGCAATGCCTTTAGATAAAAATGAGAGTGAAGTAGAGACTTATAATATTGATGTCCAAAAAGTTTTGGAAGATTTTCCTGCGATGATAGCTTCAACCCAAACAGCTCTTTTTTGTGAGTTTTATAAAACTGTTGATCTTCCGGGGAAAACAACGCCTGTTATTTTAGAAGTTAAAAAACAGTTTATAGAAGAGGGCAGATTAGATGAAAAGTCTCATGTACATATTGATAATGTAGGAAGAAGCGGAGCTTTCTTTAAAGCAATGGTAGATTTATAA
- a CDS encoding potassium channel family protein encodes MKTIAVIGLGKFGSYIAKSLARQNVTVIAIDNDEKKIQEISEYIDHSYVVDSTNKQALEEIGIYNLKTVIVSIGENIESSILTVMALKDLKNDRIIAKAITNTHGEILSKIGAFKVIYPEKLAGRMLVRKFVDEIPLEDIDVSNSVKVLKIVVNESYELKKIKEIEHEFKNLKIVGFKNKEEGELIFNIDPNYEVQIDDVLILLGESKYVKDIYPEI; translated from the coding sequence ATGAAAACAATCGCAGTTATCGGGTTAGGAAAATTCGGCTCTTATATTGCAAAAAGTTTGGCAAGACAAAATGTCACTGTTATTGCAATTGATAATGATGAAAAGAAGATTCAAGAAATTAGTGAATATATTGATCACTCTTATGTAGTAGATAGTACAAATAAACAGGCTTTGGAAGAGATAGGTATTTATAATCTAAAAACAGTAATAGTTAGTATAGGAGAAAATATCGAATCTAGTATTTTAACAGTAATGGCTCTAAAAGATTTGAAGAATGATAGAATTATAGCTAAGGCTATAACAAATACTCACGGTGAAATTTTATCAAAAATAGGGGCTTTTAAAGTAATTTATCCCGAAAAACTAGCAGGAAGAATGTTGGTTAGAAAATTTGTAGATGAGATTCCTCTTGAAGATATTGACGTAAGTAACAGTGTAAAAGTTTTAAAAATTGTGGTAAATGAGAGTTATGAATTGAAAAAAATCAAAGAGATTGAGCATGAATTCAAAAATTTAAAAATTGTAGGATTTAAAAACAAAGAAGAGGGTGAACTTATTTTTAATATTGATCCAAACTATGAAGTTCAAATAGATGATGTTTTGATTTTACTTGGAGAGTCTAAGTATGTAAAGGATATTTATCCCGAGATATAG